One region of Paucibacter aquatile genomic DNA includes:
- a CDS encoding pre-peptidase C-terminal domain-containing protein, translating to MSQHTPSPRRQALKLMGVASVAALGSKESSSQSQTPYGAAAAACKADTESTAGPYPNISAAERRDLRANTSGNTTPKSGAPLTLRLRVLDLENNCAPIPGAVVDIWSCEATGLYSSYAPFGTQGQNFCRGYQKTGADGVAEFLTLFPGSYSGRALHIHFSIQSAARNIRPNDDGRNLPDVFVAQLYFNAATADEVFRSFPIYQQGAPRTRNEADSIYASDGGAGYIVQVSKSGNAYTGTIDVGVRRSAIGMGNSQNVTPLVSGQAQTVSLGLRQSRLYSIQVPPGRRQLKFQLSGGTGDGDLYARLASAPSTTVYDKKSDGSSNAETITFASPVAGTYYLLLNAYAPVHNARLLATLS from the coding sequence ATGTCTCAGCACACACCCTCTCCGCGCCGCCAGGCGCTCAAGCTCATGGGCGTGGCCTCGGTGGCCGCGCTCGGCAGCAAGGAATCCAGCAGCCAGTCGCAGACGCCCTACGGTGCCGCCGCGGCCGCCTGCAAGGCGGACACTGAATCGACCGCCGGCCCCTATCCCAATATCAGCGCCGCCGAGCGCCGCGATCTGCGCGCCAACACCAGCGGCAACACCACGCCCAAGTCCGGCGCACCGCTGACCCTGCGCCTGCGCGTGCTCGATCTGGAGAACAACTGCGCGCCGATTCCGGGTGCCGTGGTCGACATCTGGAGCTGCGAGGCCACGGGCCTCTATTCCAGCTACGCCCCCTTCGGCACCCAGGGGCAGAACTTCTGCCGCGGCTACCAGAAGACCGGTGCCGACGGCGTGGCCGAGTTCCTGACCCTGTTTCCAGGCAGCTACAGCGGCCGGGCCCTGCACATCCATTTCTCCATCCAGAGCGCGGCGCGCAACATCCGGCCCAATGACGATGGCCGCAATCTGCCCGATGTCTTCGTGGCCCAGCTCTACTTCAACGCCGCCACGGCGGATGAGGTGTTCCGCAGCTTTCCCATCTACCAGCAAGGCGCGCCACGCACCCGCAACGAGGCCGACAGCATCTACGCCAGCGATGGCGGCGCCGGCTATATCGTGCAGGTCAGCAAGAGTGGCAATGCCTACACCGGCACCATCGATGTGGGGGTGAGGCGCTCAGCCATTGGCATGGGCAACAGCCAGAACGTCACGCCCCTGGTCAGCGGCCAGGCTCAGACTGTCAGCCTGGGCCTGCGTCAGTCGCGGCTGTACAGCATCCAAGTGCCGCCGGGCCGTCGGCAGCTCAAGTTCCAGCTTTCCGGGGGCACGGGCGATGGCGATCTCTACGCCCGCCTGGCATCGGCGCCGAGCACCACGGTGTATGACAAGAAATCCGATGGCTCGAGCAATGCCGAAACCATCACTTTCGCCTCACCCGTGGCGGGCACCTACTATCTGCTGCTCAATGCCTACGCCCCGGTCCACAACGCGCGCCTGCTGGCGACCTTGAGCTGA
- a CDS encoding THUMP domain-containing class I SAM-dependent RNA methyltransferase, with amino-acid sequence MAAKETPKYLHYLFVSCPSGVERLLDEEVRAILPKTHIEVLRGGIALKSDLEGVMKLNLECRLAQRVLIELVSGGYRHEDDIYALARRVDWNEWITPAETIRVDTVAQRSPLRSLNFATLRVKDAICDVLRDATGERPSVDTRFPDLPVMLHLSETDATLYIDTSGEPLFKRGWREDKGDAPLKETLAAAMLAAAGWRGTPETGGALHDPCCGSGTIAVEAAQIACGMAAGMQRRFAFERQLPFVPLRGRWQAIKQAAKDREHAPAVPIFCSDVAFRMVDFARRNAERAGVAQYIQFNGGDALERPAPELPEGMPGTILMNPPYGERIEVRGKAGNVQMSRDAGGSEARDAGDDFFPRLAAHWKRAYTQNPAGWTAWLLCPDMKLPSKMRLKESRKFPMWNGPIECRLFRFDLIKGSARKDKGGEGS; translated from the coding sequence ATGGCCGCCAAAGAAACCCCCAAATACCTTCACTACCTCTTCGTCTCCTGCCCCTCGGGCGTGGAGCGTCTGCTCGACGAGGAAGTGCGGGCCATCCTGCCCAAGACCCATATCGAGGTGCTGCGCGGCGGCATCGCGCTGAAGAGCGATCTCGAGGGCGTGATGAAGCTCAACCTCGAATGCCGGCTGGCCCAGCGCGTGCTGATCGAATTGGTCTCGGGCGGCTACCGCCACGAGGACGACATCTACGCCCTGGCCCGCCGGGTCGACTGGAACGAGTGGATCACCCCGGCCGAGACCATCCGCGTCGACACCGTGGCCCAGCGCTCACCGCTGCGCAGCCTCAACTTCGCCACCCTGCGCGTGAAAGACGCGATCTGCGATGTGCTGCGCGATGCCACCGGCGAGCGCCCTAGCGTCGACACCCGCTTCCCCGACCTGCCGGTGATGCTGCACCTCAGCGAAACTGACGCCACGCTCTACATCGACACCTCGGGCGAACCGCTCTTCAAGCGCGGCTGGCGCGAGGACAAGGGCGATGCGCCGCTGAAGGAAACCCTGGCCGCCGCCATGCTGGCCGCGGCTGGCTGGAGGGGCACGCCCGAGACCGGCGGCGCCCTGCACGACCCCTGCTGCGGCTCGGGCACCATCGCCGTCGAGGCCGCGCAGATCGCCTGCGGCATGGCCGCCGGCATGCAGCGCCGCTTTGCCTTCGAACGCCAGCTGCCCTTCGTGCCCTTGCGCGGCCGCTGGCAGGCCATCAAGCAGGCCGCCAAGGACCGCGAGCACGCGCCCGCCGTGCCCATCTTCTGCAGCGATGTGGCCTTCCGCATGGTTGATTTCGCGCGCCGCAATGCCGAGCGCGCCGGTGTCGCCCAGTACATCCAGTTCAACGGCGGTGATGCGCTCGAGCGCCCCGCGCCCGAGCTGCCCGAGGGCATGCCCGGCACCATCCTGATGAACCCGCCCTACGGCGAGCGCATCGAAGTGCGCGGCAAGGCCGGCAATGTGCAGATGAGCCGCGATGCCGGCGGCTCCGAGGCGCGCGACGCCGGCGACGACTTCTTCCCCCGCCTGGCTGCCCACTGGAAGCGCGCCTACACCCAGAACCCGGCCGGCTGGACCGCCTGGCTGCTCTGCCCCGACATGAAGCTGCCCAGCAAGATGCGCCTGAAGGAATCGCGCAAGTTCCCGATGTGGAACGGCCCGATCGAATGCCGGCTGTTCCGCTTCGATCTGATCAAGGGTTCGGCGCGCAAGGACAAAGGCGGCGAAGGCAGCTGA
- a CDS encoding helix-turn-helix domain-containing protein: protein MKNMSVSKRKLAQLRTLCHAGLTPEAFVPALLEALHAVIPSYRNLFDWTDGCGRLLRYDIEGPVDTGIARIYFEHFHNRQEIDCMPAFESLRNEPSGVRGARALMSPRFFNSALYSEIWKPQQLHSRIEAVVRGSMGQLLGSLVLYRGPKDPDFSREDEQALATLLPWVARGLQAAGQAPGDEPMLPSPDGAEVLLLGPDGELRHASAGALRLLLLADQGLTPAAVTRPAPGLRTQLQRLLGPLLEDGQGPGGATSMSKSMTLINASGCVTAESQRLVPIEGQGSEPLMQISLRRMEPLSVALYRTLRRLPLSAAQIRVCAGLYRGLSSAEMAQELDVAPSTVVDHVRKAYRALDVRDAQAMRRELDARMQPWCSGR from the coding sequence ATGAAGAACATGTCCGTTTCCAAGAGAAAGCTGGCCCAGCTGCGCACGCTTTGCCATGCGGGTTTAACACCCGAAGCCTTTGTTCCCGCCTTGCTGGAGGCCCTGCATGCGGTGATCCCCAGTTACCGCAATCTGTTTGATTGGACCGACGGATGCGGCCGGCTTCTTCGTTATGACATCGAGGGCCCGGTCGATACCGGCATCGCACGCATCTATTTCGAGCACTTCCACAACCGACAAGAGATCGACTGCATGCCTGCCTTCGAATCTCTGCGGAATGAGCCCTCCGGTGTGCGCGGTGCCCGGGCCTTGATGAGCCCCCGCTTCTTCAACTCGGCCCTGTACAGCGAAATCTGGAAGCCGCAGCAGCTGCACAGTCGCATCGAGGCCGTGGTGCGCGGCTCCATGGGCCAGTTGCTGGGCAGTCTTGTCCTGTACCGGGGGCCAAAGGACCCGGACTTCAGCCGCGAGGACGAACAGGCCTTGGCCACCTTGCTGCCCTGGGTGGCCCGCGGCCTGCAGGCCGCGGGCCAGGCCCCTGGCGACGAGCCCATGCTGCCGTCGCCGGACGGCGCGGAGGTCCTCTTGCTGGGCCCGGACGGCGAGCTGCGCCATGCCTCAGCGGGTGCATTGCGGCTGCTGCTGCTCGCGGACCAAGGTTTGACGCCTGCCGCAGTCACACGCCCCGCACCAGGGCTGCGAACCCAGCTGCAGCGCCTGTTAGGTCCTCTGCTGGAGGACGGGCAAGGACCAGGCGGAGCGACGTCGATGAGCAAGTCAATGACCTTGATCAACGCTTCGGGCTGCGTGACGGCCGAGTCGCAGCGACTCGTGCCAATCGAGGGCCAAGGAAGCGAGCCCTTGATGCAGATCAGCCTGCGCCGCATGGAGCCGCTGTCGGTCGCCCTGTACCGCACGCTGCGTCGGCTGCCCCTGAGCGCGGCACAGATTCGGGTCTGTGCCGGCCTGTATCGAGGTTTGAGCAGCGCAGAGATGGCGCAGGAGCTGGACGTCGCACCGAGCACCGTCGTTGACCATGTGCGCAAGGCCTACCGGGCCCTGGACGTTCGCGATGCCCAAGCAATGCGGCGTGAGCTGGATGCTCGGATGCAGCCCTGGTGCAGCGGGCGCTGA
- a CDS encoding 16S rRNA (uracil(1498)-N(3))-methyltransferase translates to MPPRFFVDQPLGTSSSEPSELSLPPSAARHVQVLRLQPGSPLTLFDGSGAEWQAEVLAMGRSEVRVHLQARQLVQRELRQHITLALAMPANDRMDGVVEKATELGGSAIQPLMSERSVLRLSGERAEKKQAHWRGVAIAAAEQCGRTRIPEIGAVQSLASWLAQLGPQPATQRRWLLSPTAAQPLQALAAAQAEASHTLVLSGPEGGLSPAEEEAARAQGFVAVQLGPRILRADTAPLAVLGWLALSEAGCHAPHG, encoded by the coding sequence ATGCCGCCGCGTTTTTTTGTCGACCAGCCCCTGGGCACCTCGTCCAGTGAGCCCAGCGAGCTCAGCTTGCCGCCCAGCGCGGCCCGCCATGTGCAGGTGCTGCGCCTGCAGCCGGGTAGCCCGCTGACCCTGTTCGATGGCAGCGGCGCCGAGTGGCAGGCGGAAGTGCTGGCCATGGGCCGCAGCGAGGTGCGTGTGCATTTGCAGGCTCGCCAGCTGGTGCAGCGCGAGCTGCGTCAGCACATCACCCTGGCCCTGGCCATGCCGGCCAATGACCGCATGGACGGCGTCGTCGAGAAGGCCACCGAGCTCGGCGGCAGCGCCATCCAGCCCTTGATGAGCGAGCGCTCGGTGCTGCGCCTCAGCGGCGAGCGCGCCGAGAAAAAGCAGGCGCATTGGCGCGGTGTGGCCATTGCCGCGGCCGAGCAATGCGGCCGCACCCGCATCCCCGAGATCGGCGCGGTGCAGTCCCTGGCTTCATGGTTGGCCCAGCTGGGCCCGCAGCCAGCCACGCAGCGCCGCTGGCTGCTCAGCCCCACGGCCGCCCAGCCCCTGCAAGCCCTGGCGGCCGCGCAGGCGGAGGCCAGTCACACCCTGGTGCTCAGCGGCCCGGAGGGCGGCCTCAGCCCCGCTGAAGAAGAGGCGGCCCGCGCCCAGGGTTTCGTCGCCGTTCAGCTGGGCCCGCGCATCCTGCGCGCCGACACGGCGCCGTTGGCGGTGCTGGGCTGGCTGGCCTTGTCGGAAGCCGGATGTCACGCTCCCCATGGCTGA
- a CDS encoding M1 family metallopeptidase has product MLARLSRRSGSSVALWAGVLASLLALSACQKGGASDGAAASASGASSAASSPAVAAAASAVPPSLDGIALAAPDAAAVRQPSSPQAWGGPRSGQEPTLSDRVVDYQIEARLDPEAHTIEGKQRLSWRNRSAVPVRSVYLHLYLNAFEGEGSTFMSEQRRLGFAFRSDVPIKKGDWGYIELKKVQQAGVAVPWYFVQPDGGPATDRTVVRLDLPQAVAPGGSTTLDIDFFDQLPRVLARTGYFGSFHLVGQWFPKMAVLELPGERGATAPRWNAHEFHLHSEFYADFGRYEVRIDVPEGYTVGATGELQGEPKKQGGRVIHHYVQGDVHDFAWTADKRFAPPLKAVYEGEGSPKVQVQVLYPPEYAHNAPVVLKATLDALAWFSKTLGPYPYRTVTAVVPPFNAKEAGGMEYPTFFTADSYADQTPGTLAHFGQEFVTIHEFGHGYFYGILASNEFEEPFLDEGLNEFWDQRMIQARGQRAPMTTAALKRLGVGTTVDVFEGERLGAGLKDPPDGLGQNSWHRHSSGSYGTVYSRTATAMRDLEAQIGREKLELAFKTYYQRWKFRHPSTADLREVLAEVSGQPALVQRLFEQHIYASRSVDDRVESFKSVEELPLLGRHISPDGRRSELDKDAQEDLVEKLRKQWKKDHPASSSKAEAKKDPQTGEVLAEPGPFPYRTTVVLRRRGAAVPQTLRVRFADGSVEMVRWDDQQSWARFSWVKPVKAVSAELDPERLHYLDQNQLDNSRALKSDGRAARRIASDAGSLLQTLLALVATL; this is encoded by the coding sequence ATGCTTGCACGTCTTTCGCGCCGATCCGGCTCTTCGGTCGCCTTGTGGGCCGGGGTCCTGGCTTCATTGCTGGCATTGAGTGCCTGCCAGAAGGGCGGGGCCAGCGACGGCGCTGCCGCGTCGGCGAGCGGGGCTTCTTCGGCCGCGTCCAGCCCTGCCGTGGCGGCTGCCGCCTCGGCCGTACCACCCTCGCTGGACGGCATCGCCCTGGCCGCGCCCGACGCCGCCGCCGTGCGCCAGCCCAGCAGCCCGCAGGCCTGGGGCGGCCCGCGCAGCGGCCAGGAGCCGACACTGTCCGACCGGGTGGTGGACTACCAAATCGAAGCCCGGCTCGACCCCGAGGCCCACACCATCGAGGGCAAGCAGCGCCTGAGCTGGCGCAACCGCAGCGCCGTGCCGGTGCGTTCCGTCTATCTGCACCTCTACCTCAATGCCTTTGAAGGCGAGGGCAGCACCTTCATGAGCGAGCAGCGCCGCCTGGGCTTTGCCTTCCGCAGCGATGTGCCGATCAAGAAGGGCGACTGGGGCTATATCGAGCTGAAGAAGGTGCAGCAGGCCGGTGTGGCCGTGCCCTGGTATTTTGTGCAGCCCGATGGCGGCCCGGCCACCGACCGCACCGTGGTGCGCCTGGACCTGCCGCAGGCGGTGGCACCCGGTGGCAGCACCACGCTGGACATCGATTTCTTCGACCAGCTGCCGCGCGTGCTGGCCCGCACCGGCTACTTCGGCAGCTTCCATCTGGTGGGCCAGTGGTTCCCCAAGATGGCCGTGCTGGAGCTGCCCGGCGAGCGGGGCGCGACAGCGCCGCGCTGGAACGCGCATGAGTTCCATCTGCACAGCGAGTTCTACGCCGATTTCGGGCGTTATGAGGTGCGCATCGACGTGCCCGAGGGCTACACGGTCGGCGCCACTGGCGAGCTGCAGGGCGAGCCCAAGAAGCAGGGGGGCCGTGTCATCCACCACTACGTGCAAGGCGATGTGCATGACTTCGCCTGGACGGCCGACAAGCGCTTTGCCCCGCCGCTGAAAGCGGTCTACGAGGGCGAGGGCAGCCCCAAGGTGCAGGTCCAGGTGCTGTACCCGCCCGAGTACGCCCACAACGCGCCGGTGGTGCTCAAGGCCACGCTGGATGCGCTGGCCTGGTTCTCCAAGACCTTGGGGCCTTACCCCTACCGCACGGTCACGGCCGTGGTGCCGCCCTTCAATGCCAAGGAAGCAGGCGGCATGGAGTACCCGACCTTCTTCACGGCCGACAGCTATGCCGACCAGACCCCAGGCACCCTGGCCCATTTCGGCCAGGAGTTCGTCACCATCCACGAGTTCGGCCATGGCTACTTCTACGGCATCCTGGCCTCCAATGAGTTCGAGGAGCCCTTTCTCGACGAGGGCCTGAATGAGTTCTGGGATCAGCGCATGATTCAGGCCCGCGGCCAGCGGGCGCCCATGACCACGGCTGCGCTCAAGCGTCTGGGCGTGGGCACCACGGTCGATGTGTTCGAGGGCGAGCGCCTGGGCGCCGGTCTCAAGGACCCGCCGGACGGCCTGGGCCAGAACAGCTGGCACCGCCATTCCAGCGGCAGCTATGGCACGGTGTACTCCCGCACCGCTACCGCCATGCGCGACCTGGAGGCGCAGATCGGCCGCGAGAAGCTGGAGCTGGCCTTCAAGACCTACTACCAGCGCTGGAAGTTCCGCCACCCGAGCACGGCCGATTTGCGCGAGGTGCTGGCCGAGGTCAGCGGCCAGCCGGCCCTGGTGCAGCGCCTGTTCGAGCAACACATCTACGCCAGCCGCTCGGTCGATGACCGGGTGGAGAGCTTCAAGAGCGTGGAAGAGCTGCCCCTGCTGGGACGGCATATCAGCCCCGATGGCCGGCGCAGCGAGCTGGACAAGGACGCACAGGAAGACCTGGTCGAGAAGCTGCGCAAGCAGTGGAAGAAGGACCACCCGGCCTCGTCGTCCAAGGCCGAGGCCAAGAAGGACCCGCAGACCGGCGAAGTGCTGGCCGAGCCCGGACCTTTCCCCTACCGCACCACGGTCGTCTTGCGCCGGCGCGGCGCGGCGGTGCCGCAAACCCTGCGCGTGCGTTTTGCCGATGGCAGCGTCGAGATGGTGCGCTGGGACGACCAGCAATCCTGGGCCCGCTTCAGCTGGGTCAAGCCGGTCAAGGCCGTGTCCGCCGAGCTGGACCCCGAACGCCTGCATTACCTGGATCAGAACCAGCTCGACAACAGCCGCGCCCTCAAGAGCGACGGCCGGGCCGCCCGCCGCATCGCCAGCGATGCCGGCAGCCTGTTGCAAACCCTTCTCGCCCTGGTGGCCACGCTATGA
- a CDS encoding long-chain-fatty-acid--CoA ligase translates to MDKTWLKSYPEGVPAEIHAEQYPSLVDLMDSAFKKYPQLAAYTMMGRTMKFGQVDEASRALAAYLQSLGLEKGDRVAVMMPNVLQYPVAVAAILRAGYVVVNVNPLYTPRELEHQLKDAGAKAIVILENFAATLQQVIKQVPTQHVILASMGEMLGFPKSLIVNYVVRRVKKMVPAFELPGAVEFGEALARGRGLAYKAPKVGPNDIAVLQYTGGTTGVSKGAVLLHRNLVANVMQAEAWYMPALKKVPAGEQVVGIAALPLYHIFGFTTNMMLAMHMGGCNVLIPNPRDLPAMFKELAKHRFHCFPAVNTLFMAMANHKDFNTVDWSHLVISVGGGMAVQQATAKLWLEKTGCSICEGYGLSETSPVASCNPTDSTQYTGSIGLPLPSTELRLLDDAGNPAAPGATGEIAIRGPQVMAGYWQRPDETAQVMTADGFFRTGDIGTVDEKGYFRVVDRKKDMILVSGFNVYPNEVEDVITMMDGVLECAAVGIADAKAGEAVKVAIVRKPGAAKEVSEADVRAYCEAHLTGYKRPKVIEFRNELPKTPVGKILRRELRDKT, encoded by the coding sequence ATGGACAAGACCTGGCTCAAGAGCTACCCCGAGGGAGTTCCTGCCGAGATCCATGCCGAGCAATATCCGTCCCTGGTGGACCTGATGGACTCGGCCTTCAAGAAGTACCCGCAGCTGGCGGCCTACACCATGATGGGCCGCACCATGAAGTTCGGCCAGGTGGACGAGGCCTCGCGCGCCCTGGCCGCCTATCTGCAGAGCCTGGGTCTGGAAAAAGGCGACCGGGTCGCCGTGATGATGCCCAATGTGCTGCAGTACCCGGTGGCCGTGGCCGCCATCCTGCGCGCCGGCTATGTGGTGGTGAACGTCAACCCGCTCTACACCCCGCGTGAACTGGAACATCAGCTCAAGGATGCCGGCGCCAAGGCCATCGTCATCCTCGAGAACTTCGCGGCCACCTTGCAGCAGGTGATCAAGCAGGTGCCGACCCAGCATGTGATTCTTGCGTCCATGGGCGAGATGCTGGGCTTCCCCAAGAGCCTGATCGTCAACTACGTGGTGCGCCGGGTGAAGAAGATGGTGCCGGCCTTTGAGCTGCCCGGCGCGGTCGAGTTTGGCGAGGCGCTGGCGCGCGGCCGCGGCCTGGCGTACAAGGCGCCCAAGGTCGGCCCCAACGACATCGCCGTGCTGCAGTACACCGGCGGCACCACCGGCGTGTCCAAGGGCGCTGTGCTCTTGCACCGCAATCTGGTCGCCAATGTGATGCAGGCCGAGGCCTGGTACATGCCTGCGCTGAAGAAGGTGCCGGCCGGCGAGCAGGTGGTGGGCATCGCCGCCCTGCCGCTGTATCACATCTTCGGTTTCACTACCAATATGATGCTGGCCATGCACATGGGCGGCTGCAATGTGCTGATCCCCAACCCGCGTGACTTGCCGGCCATGTTCAAGGAACTGGCCAAGCACCGTTTCCATTGCTTCCCGGCCGTCAATACCTTGTTCATGGCTATGGCCAACCACAAGGACTTCAATACCGTGGACTGGAGCCATCTGGTCATCTCGGTCGGTGGCGGCATGGCGGTGCAGCAGGCCACGGCCAAGCTCTGGCTGGAGAAAACCGGCTGTTCCATCTGCGAGGGCTATGGCCTGAGCGAGACCTCGCCCGTGGCCAGCTGCAACCCGACCGACAGCACGCAGTACACCGGCTCCATCGGCCTGCCCCTGCCCAGCACCGAGCTGCGTCTGCTCGATGACGCCGGCAACCCGGCCGCGCCCGGCGCCACCGGCGAAATCGCCATCCGCGGCCCGCAAGTCATGGCGGGTTACTGGCAGCGCCCGGACGAAACCGCCCAGGTCATGACGGCCGACGGCTTCTTCCGCACCGGCGACATCGGCACCGTGGACGAAAAAGGTTACTTCCGCGTCGTCGATCGCAAGAAAGACATGATTCTGGTCAGCGGCTTCAACGTCTACCCCAACGAGGTGGAAGACGTGATCACGATGATGGACGGCGTGCTCGAATGCGCGGCCGTCGGCATCGCCGATGCGAAAGCGGGCGAGGCGGTCAAGGTGGCCATCGTGCGCAAACCCGGCGCCGCCAAGGAAGTCAGCGAAGCCGATGTGCGCGCCTACTGCGAGGCGCACCTGACCGGCTACAAGCGCCCCAAGGTCATCGAGTTCCGCAATGAACTGCCCAAGACTCCGGTCGGCAAGATCCTGCGGCGTGAACTGCGCGACAAAACCTGA
- a CDS encoding vanadium-dependent haloperoxidase encodes MIFRLCLGALLLCVGHIASARPLLEHQASAAALPPAVLAIPHSAFHDWPSVHRQAASVVEQWRAEPPTLAWTRIQLDLFVKHKMMPTRGARGLALLHVAMHDAQALALARGQDSRLALSMAAAQVLGYLFAAEERAFDRLGFAIAAKLSGQALGELNDADRQAMLLGYQVGRTVVQYAEQDGAQRGWNGLRLQYYGEQRYYGPGAWEPTPPYFYYPPDEPFAPGWTPWMLTSNAEFRPVPPAYGSPRYLQDLKEVQEVSRSLSPAQLEIAKFWVDGHGSVTPPGHWNQIALEEVKRAGLGAAATARLFAQLNVALADTFLAVWDCKYHYWTARPVTVAAPLTGQPLKPALLTPPFPSYVSGHAAFSGAAARVLARAFPARAAHLDALAEQAAISRLFAGIHFRHDNEDGLKLGRQVADKILSSPIWESQGAVRQP; translated from the coding sequence ATGATTTTCAGACTCTGTCTCGGCGCCCTGCTGCTGTGCGTCGGCCATATCGCTTCGGCTCGGCCCTTGCTTGAACATCAAGCTTCGGCTGCCGCTCTGCCGCCCGCCGTGCTGGCGATTCCACATTCGGCGTTCCACGACTGGCCTTCAGTCCATCGGCAGGCGGCGAGTGTGGTGGAGCAGTGGCGAGCAGAGCCGCCGACACTCGCCTGGACTCGCATCCAGCTCGACCTGTTCGTCAAGCACAAGATGATGCCGACCCGAGGGGCACGTGGACTCGCGTTGTTGCATGTGGCCATGCATGACGCTCAGGCACTGGCCTTGGCGCGCGGGCAAGACAGCCGGCTGGCGCTTTCGATGGCGGCTGCCCAGGTCTTGGGCTATCTGTTTGCGGCCGAAGAACGGGCTTTTGACCGGCTCGGCTTCGCAATCGCAGCGAAGTTGTCGGGTCAGGCCCTGGGCGAACTCAACGATGCCGACCGGCAAGCCATGCTGCTCGGTTATCAAGTGGGACGCACCGTGGTGCAATATGCCGAGCAGGACGGCGCCCAGCGTGGCTGGAATGGCTTGCGGCTCCAGTATTACGGGGAGCAGCGCTACTACGGCCCTGGCGCCTGGGAACCGACGCCGCCCTACTTTTACTACCCCCCCGATGAGCCGTTTGCGCCTGGCTGGACGCCCTGGATGCTCACATCCAATGCCGAGTTTCGCCCGGTACCACCGGCCTATGGCTCGCCGCGCTATCTGCAGGATCTGAAAGAGGTCCAGGAGGTCTCGCGTAGCTTGTCACCCGCCCAGCTTGAGATTGCGAAGTTCTGGGTGGATGGGCATGGCTCCGTGACGCCGCCCGGACACTGGAACCAGATCGCTCTGGAAGAGGTCAAACGGGCCGGCCTGGGTGCGGCCGCGACGGCGCGGCTGTTTGCTCAGCTCAACGTGGCCTTGGCCGACACTTTTCTGGCGGTCTGGGATTGCAAGTACCACTACTGGACGGCGCGGCCGGTCACGGTGGCAGCCCCTTTGACCGGGCAGCCGCTCAAACCTGCGCTGCTTACGCCGCCCTTTCCCTCCTATGTTTCTGGTCACGCCGCGTTCAGTGGCGCTGCAGCGCGGGTTCTCGCGCGTGCATTTCCGGCTCGCGCCGCGCATCTGGATGCTTTGGCCGAGCAGGCGGCTATTTCCCGGCTGTTCGCGGGCATCCATTTTCGCCATGACAACGAAGACGGCTTGAAGCTCGGGCGGCAGGTGGCCGACAAGATCTTGTCTTCGCCGATCTGGGAATCGCAAGGAGCCGTTCGCCAACCCTGA
- a CDS encoding ankyrin repeat domain-containing protein — protein MSLVQYAAQGDVRTVGSLLATGLSASAPDPLRKATALHSAAALGQLQMVDLLLSHQAEVNAQDWRGLTPLINAVHGGHGQVVERLLKAGALVDIRPAEGPTALLAAVHAGRIAIVRMLLDAGASPTQPDAFGTRPLDAARQTQRDAITQLLAERT, from the coding sequence ATGAGCCTGGTGCAGTACGCGGCGCAGGGTGATGTCCGCACGGTCGGCTCCCTTTTGGCGACTGGGCTCTCCGCTTCGGCGCCCGACCCGCTGCGCAAGGCCACGGCTTTGCACAGCGCCGCCGCCCTGGGTCAGCTGCAGATGGTCGATCTGCTCTTGAGTCATCAGGCCGAGGTCAATGCGCAGGACTGGCGCGGGCTGACGCCGCTCATCAACGCTGTTCATGGCGGGCACGGCCAGGTGGTGGAGCGTCTGCTCAAGGCCGGTGCCCTCGTGGACATTCGGCCCGCCGAGGGGCCCACAGCACTTTTGGCTGCGGTGCATGCGGGCCGCATCGCCATCGTCCGCATGCTGCTGGACGCTGGCGCTAGCCCGACCCAGCCGGATGCTTTCGGGACCCGTCCGCTCGATGCCGCCCGTCAAACCCAGCGAGATGCGATCACCCAACTTCTCGCGGAACGAACATGA